Proteins co-encoded in one Nonlabens agnitus genomic window:
- a CDS encoding DUF2200 domain-containing protein, which produces MKPTAQHNERIASMKFSSVYPHYVSKIEKKGRTVAELHEVIQWLTGYNEEQLLDYSSGDATFQNFFANAQLHPNAHLIKGVICGYRIEEIDNSLTQQVRYLDKLVDELAKGRTMEKILR; this is translated from the coding sequence ATGAAACCAACAGCCCAACATAATGAACGCATAGCTAGCATGAAGTTTTCTTCAGTATATCCTCACTATGTCTCCAAGATTGAAAAAAAGGGAAGAACCGTAGCAGAGCTTCATGAGGTGATCCAGTGGTTGACAGGCTACAATGAGGAGCAATTACTCGACTATAGCAGTGGTGATGCTACTTTTCAAAACTTTTTTGCAAACGCACAGCTACATCCTAATGCTCACTTGATCAAGGGCGTGATATGCGGCTATAGAATTGAAGAAATCGATAATTCTTTGACACAACAGGTTAGATATTTAGATAAACTTGTAGATGAACTGGCTAAGGGACGTACCATGGAAAAAATTCTTAGATAA
- the atpB gene encoding F0F1 ATP synthase subunit A yields MSKAYVITALLSLVFFTSMGVNAQEVSETEHGPAHEEVMDNDGGRINTSEEINEYIQHHLKDAHDFHVFSYTSDEGERKHVGFPLPVMVWTTEGLQVFMSSKFHHDDAGEVIVESGGARLVKLHSKIYELDAGANALSFDEEHHPTNAHKVLDFSITKSVFGTLFIGLLLVIFFGRLAKEYKKKSIPTGFSRVLEPLVIYIRDEIARPNIGEHKHKKFMPYLLTVFFLIWIANLLGLTPFGFNITGQLAVTACLAIFTLVIYLASGNKDFWMHMLWMPGIPVIFKPILAVIELVGFLLIKPFSLLMRLFANITAGHFVLMSLIALMITLKAQFGPIGSTGVSLFLALFIMVIELLVAFLQAFIFTMLSALFIGMAVAEHDHEEHAHTPEDDIDEVRERFI; encoded by the coding sequence ATGTCAAAAGCGTACGTTATAACAGCATTGCTATCCTTGGTATTTTTCACTTCCATGGGCGTGAATGCTCAAGAAGTTTCAGAAACCGAACACGGTCCTGCGCATGAAGAAGTCATGGATAACGATGGCGGCCGCATCAATACGTCTGAAGAAATTAATGAGTACATCCAGCATCACCTAAAAGATGCGCATGATTTTCATGTCTTTTCTTATACCAGTGATGAAGGTGAGAGAAAACATGTAGGTTTCCCTTTACCAGTAATGGTTTGGACTACGGAAGGTCTTCAGGTTTTTATGTCCTCTAAATTTCACCACGACGATGCTGGTGAGGTGATTGTTGAGTCTGGTGGAGCAAGATTGGTAAAACTACACAGCAAGATTTACGAACTGGATGCTGGAGCAAACGCTTTGAGTTTTGATGAAGAGCACCACCCAACGAATGCACACAAAGTATTGGACTTTTCTATTACCAAATCGGTTTTTGGGACTTTGTTCATCGGTTTACTGTTGGTGATTTTCTTTGGTAGACTTGCAAAAGAATACAAGAAGAAGAGCATCCCAACTGGATTTAGCCGTGTGTTGGAGCCATTGGTTATCTACATAAGAGACGAGATTGCTAGACCTAATATAGGTGAGCACAAGCATAAGAAGTTTATGCCATATCTACTTACCGTATTCTTCCTTATCTGGATTGCCAACCTTTTAGGATTGACCCCTTTTGGATTCAACATTACAGGTCAGCTGGCTGTGACCGCATGTCTAGCGATATTTACTCTAGTGATCTATCTAGCAAGTGGTAACAAAGACTTCTGGATGCACATGTTGTGGATGCCAGGTATTCCTGTGATTTTCAAGCCTATTCTTGCTGTTATTGAATTAGTAGGTTTCTTGTTGATCAAGCCTTTCTCACTCTTGATGCGTCTATTTGCAAACATTACCGCAGGTCACTTTGTATTGATGAGTCTTATTGCTTTGATGATTACACTTAAAGCACAGTTTGGACCCATAGGTTCTACTGGAGTATCCTTGTTTTTAGCCTTATTTATCATGGTTATAGAATTGCTGGTTGCTTTTCTACAGGCCTTTATATTC
- a CDS encoding DUF5687 family protein: MFKLFASLEWKSFFRSAAFKQNLFFKIFIGFFAVLFLLEFAALGAGSFYILKNFIEDGDILASDPLAVINQFLIYWFAVDLIFRYFFQKMPVANIKPLLYLPFTKGKIVQYAMGKTVISFFNILPAFFFIPFSIVLLIEGYDPIGVISWHLAMLSITLLLNFLNIFLNNLDKVFYPVVILIAGLAAIQYYGYFDITSYTQPMFDFFYSQPWSFVLPLALTVFSGQYAYVYFKKQLYLDAGLKTKHETATTENLDFLNRFGKMSTYLKNDVKLIRRNKRARTTFIMGFLFMFYGLYFIAVGQGEWMKVFAALFCTGGFLFSFGGLVPSWDSSYYKLMMAQNIPYREFLLSKWWLMVVVTGFSTLLSCFYVYFGIEWLYAILAGAVYNIGLNASITLLGGAYVKTPIDLTSNKKAFGDSKAFNVKTLLLTIPKMILPVIIYYAFSLTINSEAGFIAIAATGLLGLLFRDKILTIVENVYKNEKYDTIAAYAQKD, encoded by the coding sequence ATGTTCAAACTCTTTGCTAGTCTAGAATGGAAAAGTTTCTTTAGATCTGCTGCCTTCAAGCAAAATCTTTTCTTCAAGATATTTATAGGTTTTTTTGCTGTTCTCTTTTTGCTGGAATTTGCCGCTTTGGGCGCTGGAAGCTTCTATATCCTGAAAAATTTTATTGAGGACGGCGACATCCTAGCATCTGATCCTTTAGCGGTAATTAACCAATTCTTGATCTATTGGTTTGCGGTTGATCTCATATTTAGATATTTCTTCCAAAAAATGCCTGTGGCTAATATCAAGCCACTTCTCTATTTACCTTTTACTAAAGGAAAGATCGTTCAATATGCGATGGGAAAAACGGTGATCTCGTTTTTTAATATTCTACCGGCATTCTTTTTTATTCCATTTTCCATTGTCCTATTAATAGAAGGCTATGACCCTATAGGCGTGATAAGCTGGCATCTTGCGATGCTGTCCATCACATTATTGCTCAATTTTTTGAATATTTTTCTTAATAATCTAGATAAGGTATTCTATCCAGTAGTGATCCTTATAGCAGGTCTTGCCGCTATACAATACTACGGCTACTTTGATATCACCAGTTACACACAGCCTATGTTTGACTTTTTCTATAGTCAGCCATGGAGTTTTGTCTTGCCGCTGGCGCTGACCGTTTTTAGTGGCCAATATGCCTATGTCTATTTTAAAAAACAGCTGTATCTGGATGCAGGACTCAAAACCAAACATGAAACCGCTACCACAGAAAATCTGGATTTTCTCAATCGCTTTGGGAAAATGTCAACTTACCTTAAGAATGATGTGAAGCTCATACGCCGCAACAAACGAGCTAGGACCACTTTTATCATGGGATTCTTATTTATGTTCTACGGCCTTTATTTTATTGCTGTAGGTCAAGGCGAATGGATGAAGGTTTTTGCCGCATTGTTTTGTACAGGTGGTTTCCTATTCAGTTTTGGTGGTCTGGTGCCGTCATGGGATAGCAGCTACTATAAATTGATGATGGCGCAGAATATTCCCTATCGTGAGTTTCTTTTGAGCAAATGGTGGCTCATGGTGGTTGTGACCGGCTTTAGCACCTTGCTTAGTTGCTTCTATGTCTATTTTGGTATCGAGTGGCTTTATGCCATTCTTGCCGGCGCCGTTTACAACATTGGACTCAATGCATCCATCACATTGCTGGGTGGTGCCTATGTAAAAACGCCCATCGATTTGACGAGCAATAAGAAAGCCTTTGGCGACAGTAAGGCCTTCAATGTCAAAACGCTCTTGCTTACCATTCCTAAAATGATCTTGCCCGTGATTATATATTATGCATTTTCTCTAACCATTAATAGCGAGGCTGGATTTATTGCCATTGCGGCAACTGGGCTGCTGGGATTGCTTTTCCGGGATAAGATCTTGACTATTGTAGAGAATGTGTATAAGAACGAGAAATACGATACAATTGCTGCCTATGCGCAAAAGGATTGA
- a CDS encoding ABC transporter ATP-binding protein: MIHIQNLSKKYNDTTVLDIESLQIPRGQAVGLVGNNGAGKTTLFSLLLDLIEPTTGHIMSNDIQVNESEGWKPFTSAFVDESFLIGYLTPEEYFYFIGELRGQNKADIDALMEKHADFFNGEAIGQKKYLRDLSKGNQKKVGIIAALIGNPEVIILDEPFANLDPSTQIRLKAIIKDLSNDPNVTMLISSHDLIHVTEVAQRVVLLEKGKVVMDQVKDAATFGQLEKYFMGISELHIIPAEENTMIANSEEE; encoded by the coding sequence ATGATCCACATACAGAACCTTTCCAAAAAATACAACGACACCACAGTTCTTGATATCGAAAGCCTGCAAATTCCTAGAGGACAGGCTGTCGGGCTGGTTGGGAACAACGGTGCTGGTAAGACCACGTTGTTTTCCCTATTGCTGGACTTGATTGAACCTACCACGGGACATATCATGTCCAATGATATTCAGGTCAATGAAAGCGAAGGATGGAAGCCTTTCACCAGCGCGTTTGTCGATGAGAGTTTCTTGATAGGCTACTTGACGCCAGAGGAATATTTCTATTTCATAGGCGAGCTGCGCGGACAGAACAAAGCAGATATCGATGCTCTTATGGAAAAGCATGCCGATTTCTTCAACGGTGAGGCGATAGGTCAAAAAAAATACCTGCGTGACCTTTCTAAGGGTAACCAGAAAAAAGTTGGGATTATCGCTGCTCTTATAGGGAACCCTGAAGTGATCATTCTGGATGAGCCGTTTGCCAATCTGGACCCATCAACACAGATAAGGCTTAAAGCGATCATAAAGGATCTGTCTAACGACCCTAATGTCACCATGCTTATCTCAAGCCACGATTTGATTCACGTGACCGAGGTGGCGCAACGCGTTGTACTGTTAGAAAAGGGTAAGGTCGTGATGGATCAAGTGAAGGATGCAGCTACCTTTGGCCAGCTGGAAAAGTACTTTATGGGAATTAGTGAACTTCATATAATTCCAGCCGAAGAAAATACCATGATTGCTAATTCTGAAGAAGAATAG
- a CDS encoding bactofilin family protein, translated as MKSNKATELMGNSQNRIAKGTVIKGDINSEAGFRIDGEIIGTLTTPAKVVIGKDGKIDGTLECTNADIEGTFSGNLKVSSLLSLKSTAIIEGDVSTGKLSVEPGATFNASCTMDSGVKSIANGQQGKSA; from the coding sequence ATGAAATCAAACAAAGCAACAGAACTAATGGGCAACTCTCAAAACAGAATTGCCAAAGGAACCGTCATTAAAGGTGATATCAATAGCGAGGCTGGTTTTAGAATCGATGGTGAAATCATAGGTACCTTAACCACACCTGCAAAAGTGGTGATAGGGAAAGACGGGAAAATTGACGGCACACTTGAATGTACCAATGCAGATATTGAAGGTACCTTCTCTGGTAACCTTAAAGTAAGTAGCCTATTGTCTTTAAAATCCACGGCTATTATTGAAGGCGATGTAAGCACCGGCAAATTATCTGTAGAACCTGGCGCGACCTTCAACGCATCCTGTACCATGGATAGTGGCGTGAAGTCCATTGCAAATGGCCAGCAGGGAAAATCTGCTTAG
- the porW gene encoding type IX secretion system periplasmic lipoprotein PorW/SprE gives MKNLFAFTAIIFCLLLVLASCSRKNDSFISRNLHAVGTEYNTLYNGNLALQAGLDNIEANYRDNYWDILPVERLTVKDEIRVSADDRSDPNFSLAEEKAVKAVQKHSMLIDGEEVNPQIDEAYMLLGKARYYDQRFIPSLEAFNYVLQFMPESDEIRMAKIWREKTNMRLENNEIAIENLQQLIKEDSLEIEREELILANATLAQAYLNVDKVDSALIYMNRAAQKTKDRATEGRYKFIAGQLFAKAGQRDSAIAHFDEVIELHRKIPRNYYVNAFIEKIKLRDTVEQSDDEFLEVFNELEENRENRPWLDIINYRKAIYLETIDSVDGAVAYYNKSLKAGDRDPYLQGNIYDALGRISFDDARFETAGKYFDSASTRYEDKSREQRAVIKKRENLADIILYESNRRSADSLLSIVAMSDGERVEYYNNYIEELKEREAQLAEQAAIEEANLAQQKTALATIQTNNSVNNRLGPPSGATINDSGPTSTNSGFYFYIPATVARGKLQFRAIWGNRALKDNWNLASVNSNLIDEATDGSVTAIENGDLAPEYQAAYYIDRLPKGQVALDSIAGARDFAYYQLGVLYKEKFKRNDLAIDRFETLLTFEPEEKLLLPTLYNLYLMGRDGSNDGSDIAFAKAEQYKSTIISQYPETRYAQILQNPDGKLDTSETAEGVYNRIFKQYEQENYAAVIEQANNQIIRFAGDPIIPKLELLKTYASGRLYGFKAYKEGLDFIALNYPSTEVGKEAAVLAADAEKLVIPSEFAPEENSNNFKLVYTVDAANEQLINDLKLNLEQPAKALGSDITYSIDVYTPQQSLLVIHGMKTKDRAAQVATYLDENLKGVELPSMPVAISSENYKIIQVYKSLNDYMIQIP, from the coding sequence TTGAAAAATCTTTTTGCTTTTACTGCCATCATTTTTTGCCTGCTGCTAGTTCTCGCCAGTTGTAGCCGTAAGAATGATTCTTTTATTAGCCGCAACCTGCATGCGGTTGGTACAGAATATAATACGCTCTATAATGGCAATCTTGCTTTACAGGCTGGACTGGATAATATAGAGGCAAATTATAGGGACAACTACTGGGATATCTTGCCCGTAGAGCGCCTGACAGTCAAAGACGAAATAAGAGTTAGTGCAGACGACCGGTCTGATCCCAACTTTTCACTAGCCGAAGAAAAGGCCGTCAAGGCAGTTCAAAAACACAGCATGCTTATCGACGGTGAAGAAGTGAACCCACAAATCGACGAGGCCTATATGCTACTGGGAAAAGCCCGTTATTATGATCAGCGCTTTATTCCTTCGTTAGAAGCTTTCAACTATGTATTGCAATTCATGCCAGAATCTGATGAGATTAGAATGGCAAAAATCTGGCGCGAGAAGACCAACATGCGCCTGGAGAACAATGAAATTGCCATTGAAAATTTACAACAGCTTATCAAAGAAGACAGTCTCGAGATTGAGCGTGAAGAATTGATTCTTGCTAATGCTACTTTGGCTCAGGCTTATCTTAATGTGGATAAAGTTGACAGTGCGCTTATTTATATGAACCGCGCTGCCCAAAAAACAAAGGATCGAGCCACTGAAGGTCGTTACAAATTCATTGCCGGACAGCTTTTTGCAAAGGCAGGTCAAAGAGACAGTGCCATTGCACATTTTGACGAGGTCATTGAATTACATAGGAAAATACCTCGCAACTACTACGTCAACGCCTTCATAGAAAAAATCAAACTTAGAGATACGGTAGAACAGTCTGATGATGAGTTTCTAGAAGTGTTCAATGAGCTGGAAGAAAACAGGGAAAATAGGCCATGGCTGGATATCATCAATTATCGCAAGGCCATATACCTGGAAACTATCGACAGTGTAGACGGCGCCGTGGCTTATTATAACAAGTCCTTGAAAGCCGGCGATAGAGATCCATATTTACAGGGAAACATCTATGATGCTTTGGGCCGCATCAGTTTTGACGATGCCCGTTTTGAAACAGCTGGAAAATATTTTGATAGCGCATCTACCAGATATGAGGATAAATCCAGAGAACAGCGTGCGGTTATCAAGAAGAGAGAAAATCTGGCAGATATTATTCTTTACGAGAGCAATCGCCGCAGTGCTGACAGTCTCTTGAGTATCGTTGCCATGAGCGACGGCGAACGAGTAGAATATTACAACAACTACATAGAAGAACTAAAAGAGCGCGAGGCACAGCTAGCCGAACAGGCAGCCATAGAAGAAGCAAATCTTGCCCAGCAAAAAACAGCCCTTGCGACCATCCAGACCAACAATTCCGTTAATAACAGATTGGGGCCACCTAGTGGTGCTACCATAAATGATTCAGGTCCAACAAGCACCAACAGTGGTTTCTATTTTTATATACCGGCAACGGTGGCAAGAGGCAAGTTGCAGTTTAGGGCTATTTGGGGAAATCGCGCCCTCAAGGATAATTGGAATCTGGCGAGCGTGAACAGCAACCTGATCGATGAGGCGACAGACGGTAGTGTCACCGCCATAGAAAACGGCGATCTAGCTCCAGAATATCAAGCAGCCTACTACATTGACCGCTTACCAAAAGGTCAAGTGGCATTGGATAGCATTGCGGGAGCTCGCGATTTTGCCTACTATCAGTTGGGTGTTTTGTATAAGGAGAAATTCAAGCGCAATGACCTTGCGATCGATAGGTTTGAAACGCTTTTGACCTTTGAGCCAGAAGAAAAGCTGCTGCTTCCTACGCTGTACAATCTATACTTAATGGGTCGTGACGGCTCAAATGACGGTAGTGATATCGCTTTCGCGAAAGCGGAACAATACAAATCCACCATCATATCACAATATCCTGAAACCAGATACGCACAAATCCTTCAAAATCCTGACGGCAAACTTGACACCAGTGAAACTGCAGAAGGTGTCTATAATCGCATCTTCAAACAGTACGAGCAAGAAAACTATGCTGCTGTTATTGAACAGGCAAACAATCAAATCATCCGTTTTGCGGGCGATCCCATCATTCCAAAGTTGGAACTTTTAAAGACCTATGCATCGGGTAGACTATATGGATTCAAGGCCTATAAAGAAGGTCTTGATTTTATTGCATTGAACTATCCCAGTACAGAAGTAGGTAAGGAAGCCGCAGTTCTAGCGGCAGATGCAGAAAAACTAGTGATCCCAAGTGAATTTGCACCAGAGGAAAACAGCAATAACTTTAAGCTGGTCTATACCGTCGATGCGGCAAATGAGCAGCTTATCAATGACTTAAAACTCAATCTGGAACAACCAGCAAAAGCATTAGGTAGCGACATCACTTATTCCATAGATGTTTACACACCGCAACAGTCACTGCTCGTCATTCATGGTATGAAAACCAAAGATAGAGCAGCACAAGTGGCCACCTATCTGGATGAAAATCTGAAAGGCGTCGAGCTACCTTCCATGCCGGTAGCCATATCGTCAGAAAACTACAAGATCATACAGGTTTACAAGAGCCTCAACGATTACATGATACAGATCCCATAA